TTGCATCATCCTTCCTACCAATAATATGCTCAGACTCATTAATGAGGTGAATAGCATATGGCTTTGATTGGCTTGTATGTAAGAATAAGTTGACTATGAATATAGATGGTTCAGATGGAGCTATACAATGAATTTTCGTTGAAGCCTTATTAGCCTATCTTACATTTTCTTTTTGGCTTCgttcttgaaatatgtttcTTTCACAGACATGCAGTCTTAGTTCAATACTAGTCTCCCGCAACATTTTGTGAATACGTTATTTGTTACAGGCCTAATAGTGCTCCTGAAACAGGTTGGTTTCAAAATGTTCTTAGGGGTGACTGCTACTGTGACCAACTGGAATGCTGAGGGGACAACTTGCAGCCTCGTTTTGGAGGATAATCCCTTGGTAGACTTTGTGGAACTACCTGATACATGCCAAGGTCTTCACTACTGTAACATCTTGAGTGGGGTTCTAAGAGGTGCATTGGAGATggttggtttcttacttttaaTTAGCTTCCCATTTTTGTTCCAGCTTGTCACAGCATCTCAGCTTCTATCTTACTTTTCTTGTTTAACACACATCATGTTTTTGTtgtcataagtttttttttctttttatggtaCAAAGGGTGCTGAGTGCTTTAGAAGCCTGTTTCCACTATACCAGATGCTGGTGCTTTCACCCCATCTTAAGATTGGTATCTACTATCTATCGGTAGTGCTATTCTGTTGAAGTTAACTACTGAAAGTCAATAAGAAATTCATTATTCAGACAGTAAGCAGGTAGAGCTATTAacgggccgagctgctcgggctcgggttGGGCTCGACTCGGTAAAAGTCCGGCTTGAGCTcagctcgttagtcaaacgagcccgagcccaaaatgaggcccgtttaaatctgagcccgagctcgagcttgAGCCCAAgtagctcacgagcccaaatgaGGACTCAGTccaattaacaatttaatttggtcccaattaaacttggactcaacccaattaaattttatttggcttAATCAATTTAAATCCCAATCTGATTGAACCCAGTTGGATTTAAATCAAACCCAACCCGAGCTAAcccaaatccatttaatttcttttagtCGGATTGGATTGGTTCGGGTTCGGACTCAACCCGTTAATTCGAACCCAACCCGTTAACCCattccctcctcctctttctttttcttttcttctccttttttctcGGTTTCTCCAGAACCTTCCAGCGAggccccttctttcttctccctttctccccctttctttttctctctttcccgaCTCATCCTTCCCGTTCTAACGCGACagaggaggggaggagaagccctcctctatcGGCGAATTAGGGGAGGAGTCCCTCGCACGGGAGGGTCGGGCCACGGCCAGTGGCGCCCACGGCCGAGCCTGCACCCACGGCCGTGCCTGTGGCCGACGCCCTTGCcggcggtgctcgcggccgaagctGGCGGCCGCCGCATGCGACGACGAACCGGTGAgtcctttcttctcttttcttttttctttctttctttccttctttcttctcttcttcttcttttctttctttctttccttcctttgttCTTCTCTCCGACGACGAACTAAGCTCGGGGATGgggcaggctcgggctcgggctcgcgcGTGGGTTTgggctcgggcaaacgagctttacgagctcaagcccgagcctttGCTGTGCTAAGCAAGCTCGAGCGCGAGCCCAATACagagctcggtaccgagcccgagccctaGCCCGAGCCTGAAATTTTGTGAAACGAGCCAAGCCGAGCCCGAGGAGGCTCGGgctcagctcggctcggctcgttaacagccctaaaGCAGGTTCCTCTAGGATGGAGTATAAAATCTATCTAGATAAAGTAACTTATTTTGCATATTAATTGGTATCTTGATAATGCAGTTCAAATACAATTTTAGCAACTATATTCTCTGAAGGGAAAGTGTTCCTCATTTGATGAATAGGCAATACATATCATCTCTCTTTAGCTAGCATTATTTCATACGATGAGTATGCCAGGATATTTCTAAGATTGATGAAGATTATATGGGTTTGCCAATAGGTAGCAGTTTGATAATACAACTCAAATTTTTGTCATCATTATGTTTAATGTCAAGAGCATAATCGGTTTGCTTTCTTATATGTCCCTACAGACAGTAGATGTGTATACCTTTCTAGAAGAGGTCATCCCTTTCTTTATCCCTGTATTCTCTGTATCTTTCCAAGAATTGAAGAGGGAAGGTCTTGGTAATTTCCCCTTGGATGACTACAGTATGTCAAATTGTGAAGTGGAGATTAGACATTTGCTCTCCAAATTTTAGTTCAGCTGCTGAGACTTGCAAAATTTTACTTAAGACATAAAATACTTCACATGGTTACAATTACTGCTTGCCCGAGATTATTATCATTACATGAATGTATCATGAATTGTATAACGTTATATGGTTCTGTATGCACTCTCTTTTGTTTGTTGTTTAGAGTGATCTGCTGCTGTTGATTTAGGTGTCAATGAAGACTGAAATCACCTGGGTTCGGGATATGCTACATGGTGATGATGCATATGAGCTGCAAGCAAAACTTGTAAAGCAAGTTCCAGAGGAGTACCCATACAAAGATGATGACTAACTTGATACTGTGCAACCACAAGTTCTTTTGGTTCTCTTAATAATCATCTATATTTGTACTTATGATATTAGTTCTGCCAACTTCTTTGAAGACGTTTCGCTTTAACATGATATAGAAAGAAATGGTTTGATGTTATTCTTTGCTCATTTCTCGAACATTTTATGGTTAATTCTAGGTCAAGCCCCATTACCCCTTTAATTTATAAAGCCAGTTTGTTCTCCAAAGCTCCACTCATTTGAGCTCATTAGCAACCATTCTTTTTATCTCACAGATGGGAGTGATAGATCAAATTAATTAAGCTGGGTTAATAGCATGATACCAAAATTAGTGCATATTATGTTAGTAGTTGTGTGCACATACTGCCAAAACTAGTGTACATCAAGCCATTTTACTGTATTTTGTGTTTGAACTGCTACATATATAGCTTGCATTAGTGCATATAGTGATAGAACAATATGCAAGAACTATTTGGAGTTTTTTCAAGaaattgaaaattatatttCGGTAATCTGAAAAACAGAAGCTTTTTACAATTCCAAAAAAGATAGAGATTACGatcctaaaaaaatattataaaatcacATATTTTGGTGGTATTTAGTATGTCCATTAATAGGATGAAAAAAAGTGGATGACTTTCAATAGTATATTTTGATGTTATTTTGATTTGAGCATGAAAACTTATTAAATTTTagttttataaatatttcaaGATATTACAAAACATGATCAACTTTACAGAACATGTTCAATTGTTCGGATTTTCAAATTATATTCATATTATGTTTTTCGGCAATATCgtaattactagtatttatttgttcatttgCTTGATTCATAGCTTAGGGAAATCAAAATCATTTGATTTATGAGTTTTAGGTATTTTAAGTGATACAGATTATGACAAATGATGTGATACTTTGAGTTGGATGGCTattatagatttttttaaaaatatttaatactaatattaATTCTAGCTATTTTCTAGCAAACCATAGACCTAAGCATGCTATTATGTTGTTAAAATTTTTGTATCCACTTAATACACAGGTGGTAGACCTGTATACATGATATTTTATGAGTTTTGCATGAAAATTAACAGTCATTTTTTCACATATTTTCATCTGTTTGACCACAACAACCTCAACCATAGGCATGACCACTTTACATATGATCAACCATGAAGCCCTATTTTTTGCAAGAAGGCTATAATAAGAATTGAGAAGAAATTTAAGGTCGATTGACACTAACTCTAGAACACATAATGCAATAGCCTtgttttcatgagttcacatgcttgtccatataataaattaattaaaataaacatGTTTAGCACTTTGCTTTAAAATATGCCACTTAAAATATATAAGCTTTTAGTGTCAACTAGTGTAGTTGAGGATAGTCCCAACAACCTAGATTCGTCCCACCCCCATCCTGTTTTGGCTAGGTTTTCTCCCGTGCTAGTTCTTAAAAAAAGATTTTGATTGCTAATGTCGATTTACCCCAAGGCAGAATTAACAGTGATTCTCGTATTGGTTCTAATAGTTTTGAGATAGAGAGAGGGCTAAGAAATAATGATGGTGGTAGTTAAGGCCGCAAGTGGATTGTATTGAAGAAACATGGATATCGATCACTAACTGACAtgatttgaagataatttttattttagtaaTAAATTCTACGTAGTTAACCATCAATTTTTGTCGTTAAAGATAATTTATACATGATTAATTCAGATCGCATTGGTAGTAATTTTTACATGTTTGGTTGTTTTGTTGTCTTGTATAATCTATTTAGTATGTACATAAccaaattttataattattaaataaaatactTCTTCTTTGTTTATGTTTGGGTTATTCCTAAACCAATATAAATGGAAAATGCAATGAActaattaaataaattataaatccaatttgcttcaacttgaatGGTAATGGATTATGGCTCCAATTTAAATTTCTATCCCGTTCAATAACAGATTGGACTTGGATTATGCCAAACATTGACCCAATCCGACAATATATGACCTTGGTGGTAATTACATATAATGGTTAGTGGAGTGAGAGAGGGTAGGAGAACACTGACCAGAGGGAAATATAGTATAACTATTTTTATGAGTAGAGTTATATGGCTTTAATTGGAGCAAATACATAGGTTGTTTCTTTAAAAAATGATAGTTTTTCTTAGATTATATTTGCACTACAGTATTTTTATCATTTGAGCATGCCATGAATACAATCTTTTTctacaacttcttctttgttGCAACAATGATAGATATTAAATAATCAAAACATCTTGCTACATATATTACTACCTCATAAAAGTATTATTTTCTAGAAGAGATAACTTATTGGCTTTCGATGGAGCAAAATAGCTCGACCAGTTTTAATTGTATAGTGTTGTCTTCAAAATTCACTATGACCTAGCACATGTAATGCACATATTATTTTATCTTTAGTAAAAATAAAACTTGCATACATGAATAATAAATACTAGAAAAAAGACTCAAACCTTAGATCTTATGGTTAGCAACcataaggagaaggaaaaatgtACGGATAGAATGTGGGATAGGGAGAGGCAGTATAAAGAAACCCATAGGATGAGAAAAATGGGGTGGGGGAATATAGATAGGCAGACATTGTCATGGATACATAATGATGCATAATAGGAGTTGGCATTATATAGTACTAGAATGTGGCATGTGTGatgcatatattattttaatttttgataaaaataaaatttatgtaaAGAAATAATAAATGCTGGAAGAATAACTCAAATCTTTGATCTTGTGGTTAAACATGAAAAATAAAGAGGTGGAAAAGAAGTTAGATGTGAAAAGGGGAGGGGGGGAACATGGATGATAAGACAAGCATCATGCACTAGCACATCATGGGAGTTTGTGTTACTATCAGCCACTGAGTGCAATATTACCTATTAACAATGTCAAACTAGAGCACTTTATGAAGCATGATactaaaaatatttatcattaggAAAATACATCTAACAAGAATAAATAAATGACTACGACACTAAGAATGAGAATATGTATCACCCTTTGCTATTTGAGTGGGGGGATGGAGGTTTGGTTTTGGTTGGTTCGCCCATGCGGGTGGATATAGGGTAGAAAAGTAGAGATCAGAACGTcctaatagagagagagagagagagagagagaccaatGATGTTAATATATAATTCTAACATAAACTTCCATAGATCCTTCATATTAGTTATATCATCCGACTTCTCTAGGCATAGTCATCAAAGTATACAATTGAAAGAGAGAATTTTGTGTCTGCAACACTATTTTCTTTAATATtggtgaattttttttattaaacttgAAATATCAATGCATGCAACTGCAAGGTGCTCGCTTGGACGGTACCATCCTTTTTTGCTTATACAAGAGAATGGAGATTAGATTCTGATTAGAATCAACCTTCAAGGGTGGGGTGGCTATAGGATAGAAAAGGACATGTCTTGAGTCATCGTGCACGGTTGATCCAATACATGGCTACGATGCATTGATTATAAAGCATCCTCGAGCGGTATCTCAACTCCACACTTCTCCTTATTCAAGGTTCTTACTATAATAATATTCAAGGAGACTAATAATATTCAGGGGACTAGGAGAGTCCACCATTATGCCACTGCCTCCTTTGCGGCTTTGCCGTGAGAAATTATTAGGTAGATGGTTTTACTAGTTAGGATTATAGGCTACCTAATGATATCTCACCCCACCATCTATTCGGATAACAAACTCCATTCCATCCTCAACCCATCTCTAGTTAACCATTGTTAGATTTTTACATGCATGGCACATGTGACTAATAAAAAGTAATATATTTTGGCtgaaaaaaggaacaaaaaggagaaatcgaaggAACCCTAAATCCAATTGTTGCCTCTCCCCAGTCCACCACCGGACCTCAACTCCATCTTGTAGGCCTTCTCCCTCCTCAAAGCCAACCCCACCGCCTCGACTCCATTGCCGAACTTTGAGTTATATGCGAAGATTTAACATCATCCAATGTTAAGCATCCAACCTTTTTGATAAGAGCAATAGGGTTTTCTCTTCTACCACTAAAAAGaaatgagttcctatttttcagTATATACCATAATAAAATAGAAGATAAAAGGTAAAACAGAATTCTTATCTCGAAATTCTGTTCTTAACCATTCATACGTAGGCTAGGCCCAGCTCAAGTGTTTGGAGATCTACAACTTGATTATGTTCTGCAAGTCATGTATTAAGCTTGTTGTACCTTGAAAACCATATACTATCCTCcatatcttgcaaccttttgcTCTAGGATGTTGGATAAATATAGCAGTTAATTATCATGAGACTGTAAAAAGTTATTTGAATTGGTTTGCTTGAGCTTCCTCCTCCTAACAATTTCTAATGTGCTCATTTCAATAATAGAATTCATTTGAaatgataaaaaagaaaattcatcaatATCTTGGCAATATTATAGTCAACAAGATGTACAAGATCATTGGTAAAAACCTTTATAACCATGAGTCTAGCCAAATCTATTGTGTTTGcttctttatttgttatttggtttcttttctttaatttttgttcaCTTGTACATGACCCAAAATCTGTTACACAACATGTGTGACAAATGTATACATGCACCTAGAATTAATGAGATATATTGTTCCTTTTTCTATATCCAAATAGTGGACCTTTATTGGTAGAATTTATTTACTCGTGACAAGATACTTTGCCATGATATAAACCTTGACTGTGGCTACaatatgcttttatttttttaaaaaattggaaCTATGGCTATGACTAcaattatctattctgcttctgcTTTTTCTTATTTAATTGATATAATTGCTAACTTGTAATTTGATTCTTTCTTACTAGAAACTAAGCTATAATATTTATGATTAACACTACAGTGATAGAGAGATCTAGTTACACTCCTCAAGTGTTGGAGATGCTATTTCCCTTACCACTAATGGAGGTTCCATTTATATTGATAGTGATGGAGAAGTGGAGGCTACATCTCTCAACTCTTATGGAGATCAAGTGGATAAAATTGAGAAGTCTTCTGCTGTTATTTTAAAGTGTGATATGGCAAGTGAAGACTTATAAGGGCAGGTTGTGCATAGTAACGAGGTGGCCTACAAATTATACTGTGACTAACTTGCTTTTTAGTGTTGCAAGAGAGAAGCAATATTACTTCACCAAGATAAACAAACTTATGTAGGACTATTATTGCTCAAAGGAAGGACTGAAGGATCTTTGCCTAATGAGACAAATTACACTCAACCTGATACGAGAACTAATTGCAAAGCAATGATTCGTTTTACAGCTGCTGAGCAAGGGTAATGGAAAATAACTAGGTTGGTTTCTGAATACAATCATGAGTTGGCTAAACCTGAGGAGAGGCATTTTTTAAGGTTTGCACAGTCTCTAACTTCTGAGAAAGCTGGTGTAATTGATTCAATGGTGAATATAGGAATCCAAACAATTGGTGCCTACTCCTATATGGTTGAAGAAGATGGTGGAGTTGAAAATGTGATGTTTTCAAAATATAAGTGTTACAATTATGTCAATATTCAGAAAATGATGCATATTGATGTCGGAAACTCTAAGTCTAGTAAGCCATTTCAAGCATATGACAAATCAGGAGGGCATGTTTTATTAAGATGTGCAAGTTGATTAGAAGGCTAGATGTTCAACTTTTTTTGGAGGGACAGGAGATCTAGAATCAACTATAATTGTGTTGTCCCTAGAGGGTCgattttgatgatgcaaaacAATTGAGTCAAAAGTTGGCTAATTTATTACTTTGAGTTTAATCAATAAATtttagaaagcaaagaagaaagtctttagttaCTCTCAAGTAAATATCATCTATTTCAAGCTCCACATCAAGAAGCTGAACTCTAAAAGGCCATAAAAATATTTCTTGAAAGCTTAGATACAAATATAGAAGATTTCATTTTGAGCTACCTCACGAGTCGACCTCAAGCTTGCAAACAGTCGACCCCAGCATATTATCGCTGACTGATATGCCTTCACGTGCCGACTCCAGCAGATTGCGAGTTGACACCAGAACAGTCTCAAAGGACAGACGGAAAGCCATGAAATTTATTATATTGATGAGTCAAACCATAAAGTACTCGAGCCAACTTCAGTTTAACAAGAGTCGACCTTAGAAAAAAGCAAGTCGACGGCTAAATCACCACGATAAAAGACAAAGAACTAGaaaaattattgcattggtgagTCAACCCATGAAATTCACGAGTTGACTCTAGTCAaactagagtcgaccccaaaacgACTACagtggaaaaatagaaagtagTGAAACTTAGTccgttgaagagtcgacccctgaaagcAATAAGTCGATCCCAGTCATCTGATGAGTCAACCCCTAAACTGAGACATCCAACTCCACAAGTGCCACACACGAAAGATAAAGCGTAGCAAAAATAGAAGCAAGCTTGAGACAACCTTGAagttcatgagtcgactcctaaaaatCTCAAGTCGATCTTAGAAAATGGCAAGTCAATCCTTCTGTGCCTGACAACAGTAATTCCTATTTTTTTATGAATCAGAACGACTGTTTTCATCTCACAACGACTTTAATACCTGTATAATAGCTAAAAACGTGTTCCAACCATCTCTAAATATTATAAATGCATGGGaacactaaaaaaaaataagagctcAAGTattacaaagaaaaatccaCTAGAGCTAGAAagagaaaacagaaaaagagaTCTTGAAAGAGAATATCATTCAAGGTTTTCATTGTGAGCTGAAAGATCACATCCTCAACATCTAAGAAGTTGGTGAAGAGCCTTAAAGAGCATTCAAAGCAAACCAACAAAGTCAAGCTccatttattattttgtattcAGTATTTAGAAGTTGTACTTTATTATGCTTAAATTGTTCATACTTTGCTGTAACAAGTTTCAAAGATTGAAACTTAGAAAAAAAGTCCATCTAAACTTATAATTAGATTGTGAATGTTTTAGTTGATTTCCTAAAAAGTCAACTGGGTTTATTGTGATCCCAAAAAACAAATGGTGTagattttggttgattttctaaaaaaatcaaCTAGATCAATTGTAAACCCAGAAAGTAATCAGTTAAAGGTTTTAGTTGATTGCCTGAGAAAATCAATTGGATTTGGTTGTGAACCTAGAAAATAACTGTGCTATAATCTAAGTTATAGACTATAGTAAAATTTCTAAGAAGCAAGTCTTGGAGATTGGATATTAGTACAGAATTGGCACTAAACTACTACAAATtctgtgtgtttgcattgcCTATTTTACTTGTGTCGATTTTCTTGTATATTTACTTAAGTATTCATTTGCTGAAATCAATATTCATTTGTTAAGCATCTAATTTTGCTATATTTAGTTAAAGttttgaaaaatccaattcatccTTCCTCTTGAGTCGCATagttgggcaacaagtggtatcagagcttgatACTCAAGCTACTCATTGACCTAaccatcaagagttaaagatctatAGCA
The DNA window shown above is from Phoenix dactylifera cultivar Barhee BC4 unplaced genomic scaffold, palm_55x_up_171113_PBpolish2nd_filt_p 000516F, whole genome shotgun sequence and carries:
- the LOC103718383 gene encoding trafficking protein particle complex subunit 3-like isoform X2, with protein sequence MAPLAPKTGDPLFANVERVNAELFTLTYGAIVRQLLADLEEVEEVNKQLDLMGYNIGVRLIDEFLAKSNVSRCVDFKETADIIAKVGFKMFLGVTATVTNWNAEGTTCSLVLEDNPLVDFVELPDTCQGLHYCNILSGVLRGALEMVSMKTEITWVRDMLHGDDAYELQAKLVKQVPEEYPYKDDD
- the LOC103718383 gene encoding trafficking protein particle complex subunit 3-like isoform X1 codes for the protein MAPLAPKTGDPLFANVERVNAELFTLTYGAIVRQLLADLEEVEEVNKQLDLMGYNIGVRLIDEFLAKSNVSRCVDFKETADIIAKVGFKMFLGVTATVTNWNAEGTTCSLVLEDNPLVDFVELPDTCQGLHYCNILSGVLRGALEMRRGGEALLYRRIRGGVPRTGGSGHGQWRPRPSLHPRPCLWPTPLPAVLAAEAGGRRMRRRTGVNED